Proteins encoded together in one Osmerus eperlanus chromosome 20, fOsmEpe2.1, whole genome shotgun sequence window:
- the zgc:91944 gene encoding homeobox-containing protein 1 isoform X1 — translation MECCEVEPRYTIEQIDLLQRLRLSGMTKPQIIHALESLERLEPDPRPPYFDPHTAPSNTTPTPAPAPAPSSSSSLSSSSSLSLASATTQTPGLDGASLSPSNSYEASPPPQYPPGVGVQRSFSYDILGEEDWDLEEKVEEYMRRDSNLVKEEIKTFLNNRRISQAIVGQVTGISQSYISQWLLQQGLEMSDTKRRAFYRWYLLERNSPGLRCSESQHGQGPVARARGGDRDGTGAAAGAAGAGAIAAGVSSTPWGRQRELLMHLLPWYTAAAAAAQAQTQAQAQAQTQPGATLSMRSLVKEEPDWRTAILPGERGGPLRLRRGSRFTWRKECQSIMESFFMENQYPDEAKREEIANACNSVIQKPGCKLSEFERVTALKVYNWFANRRKEMKRRANIEAAILESHGIEVPSPSCHSNGEEAESQEFGEQVNPRFAEQDDLSSRKDIDHQDPTLLTAAEVVTLPSPAPQVLEQKADESKRETVDEE, via the exons ATGGAGTGTTGTGAGGTGGAGCCACGCTACACCATAGAACAGATCGATCTCCTACAGCGCCTTCGTCTCTCAGGGATGACCAAGCCCCAGATCATCCACGCCTTGGAGTCCCTGGAGCGCCTGGAGCCGGACCCCCGGCCTCCATACTTTGACCCGCACACCGCCCCCTCCAACAccacccctaccccagccccagcccctgcgccctcctcctcctcttccctctcctcctcctcctccctctctctggcctcagcCACCACGCAGACCCCTGGCCTGGATGGCGCCTCGCTGTCTCCTAGCAACAGCTACGAAGCCTCGCCCCCGCCCCAGTACCCACCGGGGGTCGGAGTTCAAAGGTCGTTCAGTTACGACATCCTGGGGGAGGAAGACTGGGatctggaggagaaggtggaggagtacATGAG GAGGGACAGTAACCTGGTGAAGGAGGAGATCAAAACCTTCCTCAACAACCGCAGGATATCCCAAGCCATCGTGGGCCAGGTCACAG gcaTCAGTCAGAGCTACATATCCCAGTGGCTGCTGCAGCAGGGCCTGGAGATGAGCGACACCAAGCGCAGGGCTTTCTACCGCTGGTATCTGCTGGAGAGGAACAGCCCTG GGCTGAGATGCAGTGAAAGCCAGCACGGCCAGGGTCCCgtggccagggccaggggaggggacagagacGGGACGGGTGCGGCGGCGGGCGCGGCGGGCGCAGGGGCCATCGCCGCCGGTGTCTCCAGCACGCCCTGGGGCAGACAGAGGGAGCTGCTGATGCACCTGCTCCCATGGTACACTGCTGCAGCGGCAGCCgcacaggcccagacccaggcccaagcccaggcccagacccaacCAG GTGCCACGCTGTCTATGCGCTCTCTGGTGAAGGAGGAGCCTGATTGGAGGACGGCGATCCTACCTGGGGAAAGGGGCGGGCCCCTGAGGTTGCGTCGGGGCAGCAGGTTTACCTGGAGGAAGGAGTGCCAGTCAATCATGGAGAG TTTCTTCATGGAGAATCAGTATCCTGatgaggcaaagagagaggagattgcCAACGCCTGCAACTCTGTCATCCAAAAACCTG GATGCAAGCTGTCCGAGTTTGAGCGGGTGACGGCGTTGAAGGTCTACAACTGGTTCGCCAACCGGcggaaggagatgaagagaagGGCCAACATTG aggcggccatcttggaaaGCCACGGCATCGAGGTTCCGAGTCCCAGCTGTCACTCAAACGGGGAAGAGGCGGAGTCACAGGAGTTTGGGGAGCAGGTGAACCCCCGATTCGCAGAGCAG GATGACTTGTCCTCCAGGAAGGACATTGATCACCAAGATCCGACTCTGCTAACAGCTGCCGAGGTTGTGACCCTGCCTAGCCCCGCCCCTCAGGTCCTGGAACAGAAAGCCGACGAATCGAAAAGGGAGACGGTGGATGAGGAGTGA
- the zgc:91944 gene encoding homeobox-containing protein 1 isoform X2: MECCEVEPRYTIEQIDLLQRLRLSGMTKPQIIHALESLERLEPDPRPPYFDPHTAPSNTTPTPAPAPAPSSSSSLSSSSSLSLASATTQTPGLDGASLSPSNSYEASPPPQYPPGVGVQRSFSYDILGEEDWDLEEKVEEYMRRDSNLVKEEIKTFLNNRRISQAIVGQVTGISQSYISQWLLQQGLEMSDTKRRAFYRWYLLERNSPGATLSMRSLVKEEPDWRTAILPGERGGPLRLRRGSRFTWRKECQSIMESFFMENQYPDEAKREEIANACNSVIQKPGCKLSEFERVTALKVYNWFANRRKEMKRRANIEAAILESHGIEVPSPSCHSNGEEAESQEFGEQVNPRFAEQDDLSSRKDIDHQDPTLLTAAEVVTLPSPAPQVLEQKADESKRETVDEE, from the exons ATGGAGTGTTGTGAGGTGGAGCCACGCTACACCATAGAACAGATCGATCTCCTACAGCGCCTTCGTCTCTCAGGGATGACCAAGCCCCAGATCATCCACGCCTTGGAGTCCCTGGAGCGCCTGGAGCCGGACCCCCGGCCTCCATACTTTGACCCGCACACCGCCCCCTCCAACAccacccctaccccagccccagcccctgcgccctcctcctcctcttccctctcctcctcctcctccctctctctggcctcagcCACCACGCAGACCCCTGGCCTGGATGGCGCCTCGCTGTCTCCTAGCAACAGCTACGAAGCCTCGCCCCCGCCCCAGTACCCACCGGGGGTCGGAGTTCAAAGGTCGTTCAGTTACGACATCCTGGGGGAGGAAGACTGGGatctggaggagaaggtggaggagtacATGAG GAGGGACAGTAACCTGGTGAAGGAGGAGATCAAAACCTTCCTCAACAACCGCAGGATATCCCAAGCCATCGTGGGCCAGGTCACAG gcaTCAGTCAGAGCTACATATCCCAGTGGCTGCTGCAGCAGGGCCTGGAGATGAGCGACACCAAGCGCAGGGCTTTCTACCGCTGGTATCTGCTGGAGAGGAACAGCCCTG GTGCCACGCTGTCTATGCGCTCTCTGGTGAAGGAGGAGCCTGATTGGAGGACGGCGATCCTACCTGGGGAAAGGGGCGGGCCCCTGAGGTTGCGTCGGGGCAGCAGGTTTACCTGGAGGAAGGAGTGCCAGTCAATCATGGAGAG TTTCTTCATGGAGAATCAGTATCCTGatgaggcaaagagagaggagattgcCAACGCCTGCAACTCTGTCATCCAAAAACCTG GATGCAAGCTGTCCGAGTTTGAGCGGGTGACGGCGTTGAAGGTCTACAACTGGTTCGCCAACCGGcggaaggagatgaagagaagGGCCAACATTG aggcggccatcttggaaaGCCACGGCATCGAGGTTCCGAGTCCCAGCTGTCACTCAAACGGGGAAGAGGCGGAGTCACAGGAGTTTGGGGAGCAGGTGAACCCCCGATTCGCAGAGCAG GATGACTTGTCCTCCAGGAAGGACATTGATCACCAAGATCCGACTCTGCTAACAGCTGCCGAGGTTGTGACCCTGCCTAGCCCCGCCCCTCAGGTCCTGGAACAGAAAGCCGACGAATCGAAAAGGGAGACGGTGGATGAGGAGTGA
- the LOC134006929 gene encoding CD276 antigen-like, translating to MKLNNRHIFCCLHVALSVAFQVRTPESTVVGAYGGPVVLGCVFPSMDPGLPVDPGLVVTWQTQGDSRVLHSYYHGTDQLDRQSREYHNRTRLYHSELRVGNASLMLERVHLEDEGRYICSISTKDGVGRAEVQLTYAAFYNEPCLTIQAHPNSVTFVYESEGYPEPQVQWTDPLGHSLDFKTNVSSRQPGLLSLRTQLVVQQGGAVNYTFSLGNPLLKQVIRRPVAYVPSRSDMDQNRHRFTGLLPVFAGLLLVF from the exons TTGCGTTTCAGGTGCGGACCCCAGAGTCCACAGTAGTGGGTGCGTATGGTGGTCCAGTTGTACTGGGCTGTGTGTTCCCCAGCATGGACCCGGGACTCCCTGTAGACCCGGGGCTTGTGGTTACATGGCAGACACAAGGGGACTCCCGAGTGCTTCACAGCTACTACCATGGGACAGACCAACTGGACCGCCAAAGTAGGGAGTACCACAACCGAACCAGGCTGTACCATTCTGAGCTGAGAGTTGGGAATGCCTCCCTCATGCTGGAGCGAGTGCATCTGGAAGATGAGGGCCGGTATATCTGCTCCATCAGTACCAAGGACGGGGTTGGCAGGGCCGAAGTCCAGCTCACATACGCAG CTTTCTACAACGAGCCTTGTCTAACCATCCAGGCCCACCCCAACAGTGTGACCTTTGTGTATGAGAGCGAGGGTTACCCAGAACCCCAGGTCCAGTGGACAGACCCCTTGGGTCACAGCCTGGACTTCAAGACCAACGTTTCCTCCAGGCAGCcgggtctcctctctctgcggACCCAGCTTGTGGTGCAGCAGGGTGGGGCAGTCAACTACACCTTCTCCCTTGGAAACCCTCTCCTGAAACAGGTCATTCGACGGCCTGTGGCTTATG TACCCAGTCGGAGTGACATGGACCAGAACCGACATAGATTCACTGGACTGCTTCCTGTCTTTGCTGGACTGCTTTTGGTCTTCTGA